Genomic segment of Desulfobacterales bacterium:
TCGTACCACTCCGGCAGGCAGTGGACTTTTAGATTCAGCTGCCGGCAAATTTCTAAAGTTTGGGGAATGACCCGTTCGGTGCTCCAGGCGATATTTTCAAACAACTCCGGAATCATGTGTTTTAATCCAATCAGGTAATAGCCGCCGTCATGACCCATGCCCAATGTAATATCGGCATGATTCAGCTTGGTGAAGGCTTCTTTCAGATATGCCACGGGCAAGGTCGGCCCGTCGCTGTTCATGATAACCGCCCGGTGATATCCCTGTTTCAAATGAAGCGCAAGGGCATTTGCCAGGCGTTCTCCCAGATGGGCGCCTTGCTGGGGGGTCAGGTGAAAACCATTGGGCACCAGATGTT
This window contains:
- a CDS encoding TIGR04282 family arsenosugar biosynthesis glycosyltransferase translates to MRASLIIVAKKPEPGFTKTRLCPPFTPEAAAEFYGCLMQDTLALAAQMPEVDLSLAYTPVSAVEYFQHLVPNGFHLTPQQGAHLGERLANALALHLKQGYHRAVIMNSDGPTLPVAYLKEAFTKLNHADITLGMGHDGGYYLIGLKHMIPELFENIAWSTERVIPQTLEICRQLNLKVHCLPEWYDVDVEADLQRLRLDLLENPSAALHTADFLKRWDELQI